The window GTGTGGTTGTGgtcagaccccttcacttttttcacattttattttgttgcagcGTTATGCAAAATTTTTCCCTCAGCAATCTACTCTAATTACCCCATAAAGTGAAGTGAGTGAAAACAGAGCTTTagaattttttgcaaatttatttaaaaggaaaaactgaaaaatcaccTTGACATAAGTACGGTATTTAGATTCTTTGctacaacacttttttttctccagtaaACACTGAGGGGGATGATGGAAAGAAAATCAACTTAGTCCTGTTTCAAAGTGTTTATAAAGGCTCATCTGACAAGATGTCTGCCTTGAGTGTTTGTGGGTACAGGGACAACAGTCCACCTTTTGAGGCATGTGGGGGACCACAGACTGCACAGAGGTGAACATAGGAGCAAGAAGGTCAGCAAAGGCTTtaaggggggagaggagggggtggatgGGGTTGGGGGGTAGTAATGCAACAgaataattatttcattagCCTGATAatacagggtttttcctgcatagagaattgggAGGGGGCCGCCTCCGTTAAATTTCATGCCACCTCCGCCTCCCGACAAAATTCTAGTTGGCCTACTTGTTTTCTCGGTACTTGGTGGATTTgacgtttgtaactgcaattgcggCTGAACGCTACTACGGCAATGTAGTGGCACTGTATCGTAAtccgtgcatcaggcagagccatcccAATAACCAAAGAAGAAGGATGCGAACGTGCTAGATTTTCTGCCTGCAGAAGGAGGCGACCTGATTTGAGTGCAGACATCACTAGTTCTTCTAATAGGGgaaaaaagttaattcatgttactgacgagATATGGTTAATTTGTCAGAACTGAAAGTAGGCCTAGTCCTCAACCACAAGTGGAAGGTGAACCCCCCTTTTTGGCAAGGAAAAACCCTGTAATATGTTTTACACGTCTACAAGGATCCAAGATCCAAAGAGATACTCCATCCGGCctcagcaaacacattttctcctgcTCTGATTACAGCAGAGCTGGTAATTTtccacactgacactgttttttgtttttgtatataaaaatctcaaaactgTACATCACATACAATGTTAAAATGGCTCAGCCAagttaattaatttgaaaagagtgaaatgtACAACAAGGTGGACATGATAAAATGAACACCTGTAAATCAAAACAATCTCATACTGTAGCCtgaaataaagaatatattCAGTCAAccaggtaatttttttttctatctctgGTTTCCTAAGTCGGTCTCGCAAAGTTACTGATCATAACAAATCATACAGATAATAACTTCCTTCATCGTTTTGCAAAAATCAATTCTTTCAttcctcacattactgttttaCTGCAAGGTCTCTGGACGTGTCTGTTACTTCCCTGCCACAGTTATAGTTCGAGGTGAGTCATATCAAGCCACTTTATAAATGTTTCCTTTCActaaattaatcaattcatcattttttCCAGCATTCGTTTTTCGCAGTTATCATTAAATACTGTGAGCCCTACAGTATGTACAAATCTGCAGTTTTATTACTATTAGCATagtaacaaaagaaaattcacCATATGATTTATTGCTTCAAACTTTCAAACccctaaaaagaaaataatttaactttAGGAAATAAGTGAGTCTTTCTGTTGAAATCATGAACCATTTCCAAAACTAAGAAAAAATATGACTTTGAATGAGGTTTTGTGGAAACGGCCAGGCCTAGGAATCTACTGTTGATGTTCCCTCGTGTATAAACAGCTTGAATCCCTTCGTATTACTTCTTCTCTGAACTAAATTGGCGCTTATCATGGACCCCTATTGTGCtttatttgctttgtgttgAGGAACTGAGACAGATCACATTGTTCGTACCAGCCCACCACTCATCAGTACACAAAAGTCAGATTAGAAGAAGAGGGAGcgttggacttacattcatcaggttaCGTGGCTCCAGATGAACGCTGATGTTGCTCCTGGTCTGCTGCCCTCAAGTGCCTGCAAAaggattaatgcagctttagcACCAGTTTTCAGTATCCACCCTGAGTTACAGCACAGGTTGAAAGTAGTTAGAAAGAAACTGAATTCAAAAAAATCTTGAACTgttactgaaatgaaaagatcGACACAAATCATAAATCTGTGGATTAACCATGGCCCTGTTGTCAGCCAAGCTTAACATAATGACTGctcacaaatcaaatcaaatatctggctgtttagctgctaaatgctccactatgttcatcagCTGGTCTCTAACTGTGGCCAGTGgctgtttacagatgttttctttaaaaacatctgcatgctgtggctgaaaatgaCACTATGAGAGTGAACCAGATCAGTAAAGTTGtggaacagaaaatgaaaacaataagatgaaactcactataaagctgTAACGCAAAATATTCATCTGATAAATTTCTGTAGGTTCATCATTACCAGAGAcacttttcacactgttttcacattatcagTTCATACAttgtcaatataaaaatattggttGCAAAATTTAGACTGATATATATTCAATATCAATATTCATCTCATtcttggaaagaaagcaaatgagcatatttcccaaaacataaaactgttcctttaagataCACACATGCCAACATGAACACAACTACACAACCAATAATCTCAAATGACATCTATCAACCTTTATAAACTCCTTGCATCAACATCCACAACAGATTAGTGTTATGTGACCACCTACTGGGTATGAGCATTCTTTTCATGCTGACCGCTATTATTGCATTGAACTGATACTGCAtgactgtgtcactgtgtatATCATTATATTGTCTTGCTCTGTGTCATATGCATTTATCTATCATGCACTTCTTCTGGGCTTTAGATTCATTGTTGACAGATATGTGTGCTTCTTTCAGACGGGGAGGATTCTGCCATTTCAGACATGAATTTGTCATCTGTCAATGGCACTTTTACTGCAGCTGGGAGACAGCGGGACAccttcactgcagctgttaCCAAAAATGTGATTGTCACAGTCCTCTGCATCTCCATTAACTACGTCAATGGTGCTCTGGTCCACACCTTCAGAAAGCACCAGGTCTGAGGTCcagcagtgtttttatataaagCATGTGCATGTACAAAATAAGAATTAGGAGAAATTCATTAGTAAAATATTGTATCAAAATCTTTAGCAAATTAGAGATTGAGGTTAGATAAATTGGACATGAGTAAATAAGGCACTGTGCCCCCATTTAAATATCATCATATAAAAACGGAGTACTGCAtagaaaagttttaaaaactgCCTGTCCAAGACAAAACTACATGTATTGGCACCATAGATAATATTCATGATATGGCTCCCTGCTTCTATTCTAATTAggttaatgttttctgtttttatgaatcCTGAAACCTTTAAATCTATGATTATTAATATATAGATTATTGATAACATCTACATATTATCATGTTTCAAAATGTGCCATTATGTACAGGAAACCTCCACCTCTGAACGGAAGGGAcgttttttaatttgatgtttATAGAGATGAGAAGTGAGAATCTGTTCATCCATGAACCAGCTCATTAATGCAAGTATGACTTACAGCGCCGGGCGGCCCTACACTCTCACTACGCACGTTGCGTAGGGCTCCGCAAATTACGCAAGGAGCTCGCCTCCTCCTCGTGTCAAAGCGGTTgtcaatgtttttaactttgatGAGAGGAAAAAGCGGAACTATACGTCCGGTCacgaaaagagaaaagacacacTATGTGATTGAAAGGCAGGAACAGCAGTTAGATGAACCTAACAGTAAATAACAGCAGGCTAACGTTAGGTGCTAGCTTACGTtgcacctgtctgtctgcacaaTGCGTCTGTTTGTCTCTTACCTGCCACTTCCAGGTctgttctgtgactttgtgtctCACAAACCTGAAATACAACTAGTCATTACTTTTAACAAACACCGACGGTTTTGATCAAACTGCAGCCCCGAAAAGAAATCAGCGTCTCAGCGTGAACACGCGTCCATATGCGCGTGCAGCAGAAGAAACTGGTGCGACAGTGATTTCAAAGTCTCTCAGTCAATGTTTACTTACAACTCTGGActaataaaagatgaaaagcaaTGGAGTGACattgatcatttattattttgtgaataatatatttattattgcaTACAGGGCAATATGGACGCATGTCTCTCAGTAAATAATAACCATCATGTATTCAGCCAAGCCACAgcagaaattatattttatatttgaaaatgtgtaaaaggAAATCAGGGGGAGCCAGTTTGAATGGATCTGATGCAGTTAATCAAATGAATAATACATCTGCAGCTATCGCCAACAGGCTAATGTTTACATTGTAAAGCCAAAGCTAACTGTATAATTTTATGAAGAGTGAACTATTTTCCAGGCAGCAGACCGGAACCTCAGggttatatttcattattttctacaatttcctttttatgttaatgttaatattccCATATCTCAAGATAGTAAAGAAAAtattctttaattttcttttttcttacagATTTTAAGTTCGAGCCCTCGTTACATTCTGTTCATCCACCTGGTGATAAATGACATGTCACAGCTGGCCCTGTCCACTCTTCTCCACGTCATCAGCTACACCCTGTATTCTATCAGCGTACCTTTCTGCCTCATCCTGCTGATCATCACCGTCCTCACCACCCTCAACACCCCACTAAACCTGGCTGGAATGGCAGTCGAGTGCTACATCGCCATCTGCATCCCCCTCCGTCACAGCCTGATCTGCACTGTCAAAAAAACCTACATCCTGATTGGTTTGATCTGGGCTGTCAGTGCACTCTCTATCCTACCAGacctcttcatcctcctggCCACAGAGTCTCTGCACTTCTTTCACTCCAGAGTGTTTTGTGCGAGAGATTACATATTCAGAAGCGCCTACAGTCAGAAGAAGAGGGAAGCGTCACACATTGTTTGTCTTGTCTTGGTTTGGCTCATACTCTTTTACACTTACTTTAGGATTCTGTTTGCAGCCAAGGGAGCAACTGCAGACTTTAAAAAAGCCAGAAACACTATTGTCCTCCATGGTTTTCAGTTGCTGTTGTGCATGCTTACTTATGTGAGACCCATGTTTGAACAAGGTCTACTCTACTTATTGCCCAAACAACACTTGTCCATACACTTTGCCTGTTACGTCATTGTCCAGATCCTGCCTAGGTTCGTCAGCCCCATCGTTTACGGACTGCGAGACCAGTACTTCAGGAGATATGTGAGAAGGTACCTGCTTTGTAAAGTGAGCACAAGCAGCCACCCAGAAAATGTCACCAAGCCGAACATCACGTCTTCTATGAGACAGCAGTGATAGTTGCTCAGTGTCCAAACATTTGCAGAGCAAACTGCAAAACTCTGCAAAAACAATGTAACAtcataatttgtgttttaaattattgtggttttgtctttattttttgtttatgtagcagcagcaacaataGCATTTAACATATAAAACCACTATGACTGATACAAATACATTCCAATAAAAACTACAGCTCAAAAATTTTCAGGTTTCATCTCAAAAACTTTTGttaaaaaactgaattcaaatTAGAGTTGCAAAATGTATCTGTGCTCAATAAATgggaaaataattttattgttCCAAAACTGGAATTTTAGCcaataaatacagtttattaagaaagtgttcagaccccttcaatgTTTTCACATTCTGTTATGTTGAAGCctcatgcaaaaataaaaagaattattAATTTTCCGCCCATCAATCTCCACTCAATAGCCCATAACTAGAAAGTGTAAGTTTTAGCAAATTtatcaaaatggaaaaactgaaatatcacatttcagtgtttcctctaggattgacaaaaaaataaatgttacttcaACTAAccagttgaaaatgtaaaaagtaaaaaataaataaaacaataacattaaataaataaacatataaagatCAGCTAGATGGGgctgtagagtcagtggcaaagtttgcacccaggctcatctctctcccctgcaccttcacccagctctcccgctgctctgctctcccccactttaacaactcctccctgtctaatgttacttgtctaataagattacattaaaagtgtgagtaacgtaacgctaacagcgttatatagtttacactcacgTCACATCTGATAACAAGTGTGAACATtgaaatactattttttacctaaccatccTTTACGtgtcagtaaaaggcttatggtgctacctgactagcgtcttcttcatctgttgtctttctcttcttagagaagtatctgaacaagctcatctgaaaatgcagtcagcagttaaaacataatgacgtgtagatattagcttgatgctatcaattagtttacccaagttagcgtcactgagttggctaataagtctaccttttctccggtaactcgctgccttattcctcacga is drawn from Seriola aureovittata isolate HTS-2021-v1 ecotype China chromosome 2, ASM2101889v1, whole genome shotgun sequence and contains these coding sequences:
- the LOC130186072 gene encoding odorant receptor 131-2-like, which translates into the protein MRVQQKKLILSSSPRYILFIHLVINDMSQLALSTLLHVISYTLYSISVPFCLILLIITVLTTLNTPLNLAGMAVECYIAICIPLRHSLICTVKKTYILIGLIWAVSALSILPDLFILLATESLHFFHSRVFCARDYIFRSAYSQKKREASHIVCLVLVWLILFYTYFRILFAAKGATADFKKARNTIVLHGFQLLLCMLTYVRPMFEQGLLYLLPKQHLSIHFACYVIVQILPRFVSPIVYGLRDQYFRRYVRRYLLCKVSTSSHPENVTKPNITSSMRQQ